In Lampris incognitus isolate fLamInc1 chromosome 20, fLamInc1.hap2, whole genome shotgun sequence, one genomic interval encodes:
- the si:dkey-19b23.7 gene encoding uncharacterized protein si:dkey-19b23.7: protein MAVPEVNCTLFLLAGYAKYGRPYAWIRSNHERLVNIGGTDSMVKDTPMKLKSVTDWQTQGIRVWDVVSELVCLCTIPTPSNPFALDMPYVKGLPLPERFLVTGALLHFLETYVVYGNRDELHYDKVVEEVKPLRRLHVQSLLEIQSRNSEELQQPPHSAPPSIKDLPSEGE from the exons ATGGCGGTACCT GAAGTGAATTGCACTCTGTTTTTATTGGCCGGCTACGCCAAGTACGGGCGTCCCTACGCCTGGATACGGTCCAATCACGAACGCCTGGTCAACATCGGGGGCACGGACTCGATGGTGAAGGACACGCCCATGAAACTCAAATCCGTCACAGACTGGCAGACGCAGG GGATACGTGTGTGGGACGTCGTTAGCGAGCTGGTGTGTTTGTGCACCATCCCCACACCGTCCAACCCCTTCGCCCTGGACATGCCGTACGTCAAAGGTCTCCCCCTCCCCGAACGCTTCCTGGTCACCGGGGCGCTCCTTCACTTCTTGGAGACGTACGTGGTTTACGGAAACCGGGACGAACTGCACTACGATAAAG TGGTAGAAGAGGTCAAGCCCCTGAGGCGTCTGCATGTCCAGTCGCTGTTGGAGATCCAATCCAGAAACTCTGAGGAGCTGCAGCAGCCCCCCCATTCAGCCCCACCCTCCATAAAGGATCTCCCATCTGAAGGGGAGTAA
- the si:dkey-19b23.8 gene encoding low density lipoprotein receptor adapter protein 1 isoform X1, which translates to MKLRPDKSGGCNYIPFVGERWMSGRRSEKDQLTTPNCTSAAPKPILDCVLRPTMSLNTFHLMQTLKNSPAAFRRRFRRDRTESLSHGDPLFKVHYLGTEKIFSLDREQAQDAIARLLESAANGKKLGKDHALVVRPRYVEVKELSTGRQLTKTYLQDIAYCAADANRPNVFLYICKHHGQQLQCRVFWCSRAERARDMTACLAHSFQRALSDWQQDGSATLPPGEMRVKGVEEMPKTPTTAKSSTLPASLGKVRWKKRGSVSHSPIRAISRRGSSSDSWN; encoded by the exons ATAAGAGTGGTGGATGCAACTACATTCCATTTGTTGGCGAAAGGTGGATGAGCGGGAGAAGGTCTGAAAAGGACCAACTCACCACTCCAAATTGCACCTCGGCTGCTCCAAAACCCATCCTTGACTGTGTCCTCAGGCCCACCATGTCTCTCAATACTTTCCACCTCATGCAGACCCTCAAGAACTCACCTGCTGCGTTTCGCCGCCGCTTCCGGCGCGACCGCACGGAGTCGCTGTCGCACGGCGACCCACTCTTCAAAGTTCATTACCTGGGCACGGAGAAAATCTTCTCTTTGGACCGCGAGCAAGCTCAAGACGCCATAGCACGCCTGCTAGAGAGCGCAGCTAATGGGAAGAAGCTGGGTAAAGACCACGCCCTGGTGGTGCGGCCGAGATACGTGGAGGTCAAGGAGCTGAGTACCGGCAGGCAGCTCACCAAGACCTACCTGCAGGACATTGCGTACTGCGCCGCGGATGCCAACCGACCCAACGTCTTCCTCTACATCTGCAAGCATCATGGGCAGCAGCTTCAGTGCCGGGTGTTTTGGTGCAGTCGGGCGGAGCGGGCACGGGACATGACTGCTTGTCTTGCACATTCCTTTCAGCGGGCACTGAGTGACTGGCAGCAGGATGGCTCAGCGACACTCCCACCGGGTGAGATGAGGGTGAAAGGCGTTGAGGAAATGCCCAAAACCCCTACGACAGCAAAGAGCAGCACACTACCTGCAAGCCTGGGGAAAG TCCGCTGGAAGAAGAGGGGCTCTGTGTCTCATAGCCCCATCCGAGCCATCTCCAGGAGAGGATCCTCCTCTGACAGCTGGAATTGA
- the si:dkey-19b23.8 gene encoding low density lipoprotein receptor adapter protein 1 isoform X2: protein MKLRPDKSGGCNYIPFVGERWMSGRRSEKDQLTTPNCTSAAPKPILDCVLRPTMSLNTFHLMQTLKNSPAAFRRRFRRDRTESLSHGDPLFKVHYLGTEKIFSLDREQAQDAIARLLESAANGKKLGKDHALVVRPRYVEVKELSTGRQLTKTYLQDIAYCAADANRPNVFLYICKHHGQQLQCRVFWCSRAERARDMTACLAHSFQRALSDWQQDGSATLPPGEMRVKGVEEMPKTPTTAKSSTLPASLGKGELASWITKCPLEEEGLCVS, encoded by the exons ATAAGAGTGGTGGATGCAACTACATTCCATTTGTTGGCGAAAGGTGGATGAGCGGGAGAAGGTCTGAAAAGGACCAACTCACCACTCCAAATTGCACCTCGGCTGCTCCAAAACCCATCCTTGACTGTGTCCTCAGGCCCACCATGTCTCTCAATACTTTCCACCTCATGCAGACCCTCAAGAACTCACCTGCTGCGTTTCGCCGCCGCTTCCGGCGCGACCGCACGGAGTCGCTGTCGCACGGCGACCCACTCTTCAAAGTTCATTACCTGGGCACGGAGAAAATCTTCTCTTTGGACCGCGAGCAAGCTCAAGACGCCATAGCACGCCTGCTAGAGAGCGCAGCTAATGGGAAGAAGCTGGGTAAAGACCACGCCCTGGTGGTGCGGCCGAGATACGTGGAGGTCAAGGAGCTGAGTACCGGCAGGCAGCTCACCAAGACCTACCTGCAGGACATTGCGTACTGCGCCGCGGATGCCAACCGACCCAACGTCTTCCTCTACATCTGCAAGCATCATGGGCAGCAGCTTCAGTGCCGGGTGTTTTGGTGCAGTCGGGCGGAGCGGGCACGGGACATGACTGCTTGTCTTGCACATTCCTTTCAGCGGGCACTGAGTGACTGGCAGCAGGATGGCTCAGCGACACTCCCACCGGGTGAGATGAGGGTGAAAGGCGTTGAGGAAATGCCCAAAACCCCTACGACAGCAAAGAGCAGCACACTACCTGCAAGCCTGGGGAAAGGTGAGCTGGCTTCATGGATCACAAAATG TCCGCTGGAAGAAGAGGGGCTCTGTGTCTCATAG